One stretch of Euzebyales bacterium DNA includes these proteins:
- a CDS encoding trypsin-like serine protease, which translates to MASDVRTAQVDHRVVTLVSAGSITDNGDGTSTLSGPTFGDDRDLCSTEPFREQPTIAFCTGFLVDPSLVATAAHCVNDASLANVRFGKVPDNAAVHVIGHPSGLPKKYAPGAVVRDNAPTRFFRANLDTYGGNCSDVTATRLRDRCVAARGRRWPVEHVGRHDPG; encoded by the coding sequence ATGGCGTCGGACGTACGAACAGCGCAGGTCGACCACCGCGTCGTCACGCTGGTGTCCGCCGGATCCATCACCGACAACGGCGACGGCACCTCGACGCTCTCGGGACCGACGTTCGGCGACGACCGCGATCTGTGCTCCACCGAGCCGTTCCGTGAGCAGCCGACCATCGCGTTCTGCACGGGCTTCCTCGTCGACCCCAGTCTGGTCGCGACGGCGGCGCACTGCGTCAACGACGCGTCCCTCGCCAACGTGCGCTTCGGGAAGGTTCCGGACAACGCTGCGGTGCACGTCATCGGGCATCCGTCGGGCCTGCCGAAGAAGTACGCTCCCGGCGCCGTGGTCCGCGACAACGCCCCCACCCGCTTCTTCCGCGCCAACCTGGACACGTACGGAGGCAACTGCTCCGATGTCACGGCGACGCGGCTCAGAGACCGCTGCGTCGCCGCACGGGGCCGGCGGTGGCCTGTCGAGCACGTCGGCCGCCATGATCCGGGCTGA